The Brassica napus cultivar Da-Ae chromosome C1, Da-Ae, whole genome shotgun sequence DNA segment CTTTTATATTGCACTGAACCTCAAATCAATACAATTCAGACAAAAGTTTGACAGTATAGAAACAGAGACTAGCAATTTATGctgagagaaaagaaaaagaaagacctAGATTGGTTTATGTGGATTCGAGTTCTCAACTCCCGCAGATCACATTCTAAAATTTGAGGATCAAATTCTGAAACTTGAAAGaagcagaaaagaaaaaaaaatttgtaatttttaaatttaactttctATGTGTGAAATGCAAAAGATATGTaccctttttgtttttgtttttgtttttgtttttattttctttctttttttttttgggaatataattaaatttagtattttggtggggaacttttttttttttttttttttgtacaccTACGCAAAGTTAGCGCAAAACCGTGTCATTCACTAAAGGTCAAAATGGTAATCTTATTTGTCCAACACAAATACCTATGCCCATATTTTTACTGTTTTGCGTATTCTCctaatttttatattgtttttgttttgaagattCGTCCCTCGTGCTGTGCTCATGGATCTGGAGCCTGGAACCATGGGCAGTCTAAGATCTGGACCCTACGGTCAGACCTTCCGTCCTGATAACTTCGTCTTTGGCCAGTCTGGTGCTGGTAACAACTGGGCCAAGGGCCATTACACTGAAGGAGCTGAGCTTATCGATTCCGTACTCGATGTTGTTCGTAAGGAAGCCGAGAACTGTGACTGCCTCCAaggtaaacaaatcaatcttagTGTGTTGTTGATTATGCTTTTGTTTGACTGTGAGTGTTTTGGTTCTGAAGGGTTTCAGGTGTGCCATTCCTTGGGAGGAGGAACTGGATCTGGAATGGGAACTCTGTTGATATCAAAGATCAGGGAAGAGCATGATGCTCACGTTCTCTGTCTTCCCTTCCCCTAAGATCTCTGACACTGTGGTTGAGCCTTACAACGCTACCTTGTCTGTTCATCAGCTTGTTGAGAATGCTGATGAGTGTATGGTTCTTGACAACGAGGCCTTGTACGATATTTGCTTCAGGACTCTCAAACTCACCACCCCCAGCTGTAAGATTTGTGTAATTTTCAACATGCTTTGTGTGTTGTGTTGTTGGCTCATCGCCACAATAAATCCTTAAGCTATTGTTCTCTAATACTAATGGCATTTTACTTTCTGATTATTTGCTTCCTCTTGTGAGATGATAAATTTTCTGAATCCAGTGGCTGTGTAGAACAATAAGATTGTCAAATGCTTTGGTGAGTTGAAAGTGTACTGCCTGATCGTTTTATGGTTGCATTCGTGCTGTCAGTTGCCTTTTCGTTTTCTTGTTCAAATGCTTTGTGTAGATGATGAATATGATTTGGTCATTGTTTCGTATAGCAAGACTTGCAATTTCTCCACCGATTGATGCTCTCGTTATCTTTTCATAAACCTCCCGTGCGGTGTTATTTGCTTTGTTATTCTCTGGTCATCTGCATTGATCTCATCACCACACTAAATCCTGAAGCTATTATTCTCTCACACCAATGGCATATTACTTTTCTGATCTTTACTACACTGATATCTTTGAGCTCTGTTTTTGTGCTTACGTTTGTGTATGTGTATATGGCTAGGATGTAACTCATATACGTGTTCTCTCACTTTTTGCAGTTGGTGACCTGAACCATCTGATATCTGCTACAATGTCTGGTGTCACATGCTGTCTGAGATTCCCTGGTCAGCTTAACTCCGACCTTCGTAAGCTTGCTGTCAACCTGATCCCGTTCCCTCGTCTGCACTTCTTCATGGTGGGTTTTGCTCCTCTCACCTCAAGAGGATCTCAGCAGTACCGTTCCTTCACAGTCCCTGAGCTCACCCAGCAAATGTGGGACTCCAAGAACATGATGTGTGCTGCTGACCCAAGACACGGACGTTACCTCACAGCCTCAGCCATGTTCCGTGGCAAAATGAGCACCAAGGAAGTCGACGAGCAGATGCTGAACGTGCAGAACAAGAACTCTTCCTACTTTGTTGAGTGGATCCCCAACAATGTTAAATCAACAGTCTGCGATATCCCACCTACTGGTCTGAAGATGGCTTCCACTTTCATAGGGAACTCGACATCGATCCAAGAGATGTTCAGGCGTGTGAGTGAGCAGTTCACAGCTATGTTCAGGAGGAAGGCTTTCTTGCATTGGTACACAGGTGAAGGAATGGACGAGATGGAGTTCACAGAAGTAGAGAGCAACATGAACGATCTTGTGTCAGAGTACCAGCAATATCAAGACGCAACGGCCGATGAAGAAGATGAGTACGAGGACGAGGAAGAGGGAGAATACCCACAGGAGTACTGAGAGTAAGTGTGTTATCTTGAACCAGTTtagttatttgtttcttttttttttctttaaaaagggGAGAACCTCAACGTACCAGTTGTAGTTTCTTTATGCTTCTATTGACAAAACTCTGGATCTTGttgacttatttttttttttgaaagaattttaaatttattcactTCAAAAAACCTTTGTACAACCTAATGCTTATTGTTATATACAtaggatcaaaattttaatagcCTTTgtgaaggaaaaaagaaaaatggattCTCATCTCCTCCAGAACCATACTTCCATTGCTTTCTCGTGCTTCCACCCTGGTCTGCGTAGCGACGAGATTCTGTTCCTAACCAGCTTATCTATGTAGAGAATCAGAAGAGAAGCTGGCTTTGGAGGCTCTCCCACGCGTCGCGCATTCCTCTCAAACCAAATGGCATAGACCAAAGCTTGGAAACAGTATCTAAACAGAAAGGTCAGGGTTCTGTTCTGCAGTCCAGTTTCCAGCTTCCTAATCAGACGACTCCACTTGCTCGAAACTCCCAAGCCTGCCAAGTCTTTGATAGTTCCTCGCCAAACTACCTCAGAGTACGTACATTCGAAAAACAGGTGGTCTCTGGTTTCTGCAGCAGATTTGCAGAGCCAGCAAGTAGACATAGCTTGAGGGTTCCACTTCAGCAAACGATCACCCGTTGACAATCTATTATGGACCGCGATCCATGTAATGAAAGAGTATTTTGGAGTAGCTTCCGGGAACCAAACTCCTTTACTCCAAGGGACCGTCGGGGTGTGAGTGCGTATGAGGAGCCATGTTTGAGAGGTAGAAAACTCAGAACGGTAGTCTCCATTCACTCTCTTCCAAAGACATAAATCCTCCTCCTGACTAAGACCAATATCCCTGAGCGTAGTTATCTCCTGCTC contains these protein-coding regions:
- the LOC106374027 gene encoding uncharacterized protein LOC106374027 translates to MWKKLLKLRPLASQLARVDIRNGSTTSFWYDEWSSLGKLIDLTGDRGCIDLGIPINATVERAVQSYRCRRRRTDVLRSIEQEITTLRDIGLSQEEDLCLWKRVNGDYRSEFSTSQTWLLIRTHTPTVPWSKGVWFPEATPKYSFITWIAVHNRLSTGDRLLKWNPQAMSTCWLCKSAAETRDHLFFECTYSEVVWRGTIKDLAGLGVSSKWSRLIRKLETGLQNRTLTFLFRYCFQALVYAIWFERNARRVGEPPKPASLLILYIDKLVRNRISSLRRPGWKHEKAMEVWFWRR
- the LOC111202313 gene encoding LOW QUALITY PROTEIN: uncharacterized protein LOC111202313 (The sequence of the model RefSeq protein was modified relative to this genomic sequence to represent the inferred CDS: substituted 1 base at 1 genomic stop codon), encoding MLLSTSVNSISSIPSPVYQCKKAFLLNIAVNCSLTRLNISWIDVEFPMKVEAIFRPVGGISQTVDLTLLGIHSTKXEEFLFCTFSICSSTSLVLILPRNMAEAVR